The Oxyura jamaicensis isolate SHBP4307 breed ruddy duck unplaced genomic scaffold, BPBGC_Ojam_1.0 oxyUn_random_OJ47746, whole genome shotgun sequence DNA segment TACCGCGCGCCGCCGCCGACCGCGTGTCCCCCGCCCCCCGGTGACcgttctcccccccccccccccggtcccgcTCCCCGCAGAGGCTCTTCATGGTGCCGTCGAGCGCGGCGCAAGCCAAGATCCCCTACGCCCGGGTCAACCACGACAAATACATGGTGACGGAGAAGGCGGCGTACATCGGTGAGCCCCTCGGCCGCGCCGCCGCTCCGGCCGGCGCCGGGAACCGACCTTGGTGCCGGCGACGTCGGTTCTCGGAGGGGGGTGCGTCCCTTggtccccttcctcttccctttttctctctcttcaggGACTTCCAACTGGTCCGGGGACTACTTCGTGCAGACGGCGGGCTCGGCGCTGGTGGTGAACCAGACGGAGAGCGGCGCCGGGGCCACGGTGCCGGGCCAGCTGCGGGCGGTGTTCGAGCGGGACTGGAGCTCCCCGTACAGCGCGGACATCGGCGACGCGGCGCGCTGGGAGCGGCTCTGCGGAGCCCGCTAGGCGTGGAGGGGCGCGAGGCtttgggtgggttttttttggggggggaaaatAAACGTTTTTGGTAGGGTTTGCGTTGGAATTAAAGGCGGGTGCTGTATCGCCGGGTAGGGTCTGCGTGCGCCGTGCTGCCCTGCGTGGCGTGCCGGTCCTGGGACACCCCAAAAACCTGGGACACCCCAAAAACCTGGGACACCCCGCAGTCCTGGGACACCCCAAAAACCTGGGACACCCCGCGGTCCTGGGACACCCCAAAAACCTGGGACACCCCACAACCCTGGGACACCCTAAAAACCTGGGACACCCCATGACACCCCGCAATCCTGGGACACCCCACAGTCCTGGGTCACCCCATGACCCTGGGACACCCCACAGTCCCGGGACACCCCAAAAACCTGGGACACCCCACGGTCCCAAGTCCATCTTCCCCCCATCTTGTGGGGAGCACATGGGGACGTGGAGTGGCAGGGACCCCAAAAGCTGCGACGTGGGGctgatggggac contains these protein-coding regions:
- the LOC118158842 gene encoding 5'-3' exonuclease PLD3-like; the protein is MVPSSAAQAKIPYARVNHDKYMVTEKAAYIGTSNWSGDYFVQTAGSALVVNQTESGAGATVPGQLRAVFERDWSSPYSADIGDAARWERLCGAR